A portion of the Mauremys reevesii isolate NIE-2019 linkage group 18, ASM1616193v1, whole genome shotgun sequence genome contains these proteins:
- the PIK3IP1 gene encoding phosphoinositide-3-kinase-interacting protein 1, with amino-acid sequence MLDWVQALLLGAALLTAASATEECVRGNGVSYRGSQQLTSSGAPCLNWLAVRRNHSAALLAVSEDHSSCRNPDGAAAPWCYVSGEAGIPERSPCDIAPCPVDTSSTETLVPTVVAEVSQGIDQVFEPADTLPARSEAAAVQPVIGISQRVRMKSNEKKDLGTLGYVMAFIMMVIIIAIGAGIVVGYIYKRGKDLKEQHEQKVYEREMQRITLPLSAFTNQACELVDENTIVVHTNQTPIEEAHDGNAPLMGQAGTPGA; translated from the exons ATGCTGGACTGGGTGCAAGCTTTGCTTCTCGGCGCCGCGCTGCTAACAGCAGCGTCTGCCACCGAAG AATGTGTCCGTGGCAATGGCGTTTCCTACCGGGGCAGCCAGCAGCTCACCTCGAGCGGTGCCCCGTGCTTGAACTGGCTGGCGGTGCGGAGAAACCACAGCGCCGCTCTCCTCGCAG TCTCCGAGGATCACAGCAGCTGCCGGAACCCCGACGGCGCTGCGGCCCCCTGGTGCTACGTGAGCGGCGAGGCCGGCATCCCGGAGCGGAGCCCCTGCGACATCGCCCCCTGCCCAG ttGATACCTCCTCCACAGAGACTCTGGTCCCTACAGTTGTGGCTGAGGTTTCTCAGGGGATAGACCAGGTATTTGAACCAGCTGATACTTTACCAGCCCGGAGCGAGGCAGCTGCTGTGCAGCCCGTCATTGGGATCAGTCAGAGAGTCCGGATGAAGTCCAACGAAAAGAAGGACTTGGGGACATTAG GCTATGTGATGGCCTTCATCATGATGGTGATAATCATTGCCATTGGAGCTGGCATTGTTGTGGGCTACATCTACAAAAG GGGCAAAGACTTGAAGGAGCAGCACGAGCAGAAGGTTTATGAGCGTGAAATGCAGCGCATCACCCTTCCACTTTCTGCCTTCACGAACCAGGCCTGTGAGCTTGTGGATGAGAACACGATAGTGGTACACACCAACCAGACCCCCATAGAGGAGGCACATGATGGCAACGCACCTCTCATGGGCCAGGCGGGTACTCCTGGTGCCTGA